tggcttacctactggtgggttataataggtgtcatcatgacctaaggaattgggtcgtgacagtggGCCCATCCAATGATTGCTCTActccccccccaaaaaaaagagACTGAATCGGCTAGTTTAACAGaacaattataaaaaaaattatttttaaattctaacGGGTTGAACCGGATCGGACCAAACCAGTACCGATATAATTCGGATTGGGACGGACCGGTAACCCCTAACCCCTCCGTCTCATTCCCTATCCCATACCCCTATCCCGTACCCCTAGTGGCACATATCAGATCAGACCGGAACTGGAGCCGAATCGGAATAGACCGGTACCGATCCCGGTAAGTGCTGGTTCGCTGCCAACCATACTCATGTTTGAGAATTTATCTTgtaatatcatttatatattttttaggacCACAATATCATCCAACTAATTgtattttcttcaaaatatacCTGTCATCTTTCTTCCATTTTTATCAATtggatattttatttttgaaaaaaaatcttcaaaataTACCTCTCTCTCCTAATGGGATGTCatgtcatattattatttttttaacaaaagaTTTTTTAACAACACAATTTAAGCTTGTTTAATGTCTCTATAAGCAACTTCTTTTAGCATTTATCCattcttgaattttataaaaggaaatcaaattttgaattaaaattaactaatatttattatttatctttcaatatttttaaaaattaattatataaaaaattataagtaaagaatataagaaaataaaattcacgGGCTAATTAGTTGCATATAATTTActttaaaaaatgataattcatACTGAAACTGAACTATAGGTTCCATTCTATAAGTGTTCTAATATGTagtatttatttaaaagaatcctatttttatattcttcctaatatgtcgaaaaaagacggtttaaaattaattttaactttttttaaaaaaaaatcaattctagaaaagaagagtcgccacttaattttttaaagaaattaagaaaacttaatttaaaagaccctaatagatttaagtcttaaaattcagagaaaaaggtacgaggttcttatttccactttgagaaggtgttaagcattcaaagtggccattaacgcgcggttatccaacgatttgaaaaattatttaactaacatttgaaaatattaatttaaaagaaaatagagactttaaaattattttttagaaaaaaaatgatcaaacttaaacattgaaagtaatatacatgtatataaaaaagtaaaagtttatcaaatgactaagtaaatgtagaaaattatttaaagagtaaattaacatgaattggtttatctttagaagaatctaattaagttaaaataaattaaaattaatatctaagaaagcataaataacataaataaataaattattacaactcgaactaatataaataaacaataaataacacatgaaaatatggtctgacacttagtttctgtaagTCTGGATTAAGCTATTGGACCATCTGCGTTTAAGGCCCAATTTCATTGTATATCGCATCTGTATATACACTGTTTATCGgattgtatatacactatatacaatgtatacaacattatttctgtatatcaaactgtatacacactgtatatacattgtatatcaatctgtatatacattgtatatcagtgtatacaatattattttcttacatatcacactgtatatatactatatatcagTGCATACAACATTGCTTTCCACCTCTATTCCgtgtatacaacccaatatcagTATTCAAACCATGTATATTAGCTTCCTTTCCATGTACCAACTTTCCAGCAATTTTTgcaagatgatgggagactcaaaaactcaataatatgcaagaatggagtccaaagatggactgaAATCGATATCACacgcaccaaaataaaattacataagcatctactcattttaacctaaaccaaggaatatattatgatatgttaaagtatcaaattgatgggcatcctaaatgtgactaacaacatatattatatgtagacaaagaaaagaaaagaagataacaCGGATTTAATAAATAcgctatactagctcaaattttaaaaaaagaattaaatcgATTAGGCCATGAgagttctaattaaataataattttaagcatatttttcttatctaaatcatgttgaaaaaagaaattgaaaacatgaaaatatatattgtcaaagaaaactacttagaaaaataatgaacaaaactaagagttttcatgaaataatcctaacacatgataactaattaatcctaacacatgttaactataaaaaatttctatcattaatctaattatccttaatacatgctaactaaaaaaaaataagactatgaatcaactaaatataaaacacgaaataattaaataaaataaagctgagaaaagattttatctCTTTTCGGGCAACGAGTCTGAAGATGAccagcggaagacaacttcaccaccacccaagagcttgatggaactccaatacacaaaaagaaaaattgaaaatttagactcgaaccttcgtgggttcgatgttataagaacattgttctttgcctaaattttgacttcaatctcctatttttcttGAAGTAAAATATAGATttaaagttagaaattttcacaacttttaggctggggacaagagtccaaaatcctagccaagtaaagaaaatttctaactctGGGGTGTCTAAAAAACCTCCcacttcttctctcttcttaataagaatatgagtctTTATATATGCTCCAAAAACCCCAAATTCCTCAaggattttcgatgtgggagattgagggattttttttttgttttttggaaaaaaaactaaaaatttaaaaaatgtaaactataattaaactaacctaactaacattgtatttagttaaaaataaaatctttttgaaataatttttgaataactacataaatagtaatcaaagatatagttatatagaaatatatatattatactaaatttataaaaagataaaaatagttaagaataacatgaaaatatctttgtttttataagagccaattatttcaaaaatgttcgaAATTCAAAGAAATTCGGTATAACttgcgttgtggagggtcaaaattgggtgtcaacacttcCAATGTATCAATCTGCTCTAACTTGAATATAAAgataaactatttttaaaacataaaatctgaatttaaaataaaaaaaaatatctgaaTTTTGAATCAATATATTTGTCCTTATGGACTTTTATGATATTCGGGCATTGTGCGGGTACAAAATGCATAGATTAATCATGCATTAAATTTGTATGTTCATGTTTGTTTTTTATAGTAATTTATTTGTTACTctctccattttaatttatttgttctattttaatttgagacaaaaaaaattattttgaattttgtgattttacATCAAACATATGTCAAATATacgaaaatatcttttaattttatatcttaaacatgtcacgtgaaaaaattaaattaaaaagttgctaaaaagaaaaaatagatactTTTAAAATTTCTATTAACATCTATTGTCGCACGTAGAGAAAAGAGGGTACATAATAACCCTTCAACCAATTTATCCACTCCATACTTGAGgaaattcaatttcaattttaacTTTTCTAAAATCCAAAGTAGAAGacaaaaaataagttaatttacAGGAGATCCCACTTTCTTCACTTTTATTATAACTAACTACTATTATTTTTCCCATCTGCTTtcttcaacaaaaaaataaaccaaataatgGAATCTAAGAGCCTTGTTCATGTCTTTCTTGTCTCATTTCCAGGCCAAGGACATGTCAATCCTCTACTTAGACTCGCCAAACGCCTAGCTTCAAAGGGCCTTGTTGTTACTTTCTCAGCACCCGAAAGTTGTGGTGTAGAAATGAAGAAAGCCAATCCCAAAATCAGCAATGAACCTACTCCATATGGTAGTGGTATGATAAGATTTGATTTCTTTGAAGATGAATGGGATCCTATGAAGCCCGATGGCAatgatttggagttgtatttGCAACATCTTGAGCTAATAGGCAAGAAAATACTCCCTATAATGATCAAGAGATACGCGGAACAGGGCAGCCCTGTTTCGTGTTTGATTAATAATCCTTTTATCCCTTGGGTTTGTGATGTTGCTGAGAGTCTTGGCATACCTAGTGCCATGCTTTGGATACAATCTGCTGCTAGCTTTTCAGCTTATTATCATTATAGTCATAATTTAGTTCCATTTCCTAGTGAAACACAACCTGAAATTGATGTTCAATTACCTTGTATGCCTTTATTGAAGTATGATGAAGTTCCTACTTTCTTGCACCCTTCTAGTCCATACACTTTCTTGAAAACAGCCATTTTGAGACAATACAAGAATATTTCCAAACTTACCTTTATACTTATGGAAACTTTCCAAGCACTTGAACATGACGTTGTCAATCACCTCTCTGAAATATTTCCTATCAAAACTATTGGTCCTTTATTCAAATACCCTAAAGAACCAACTCCTAATGATGTCCAAGGTGATTTTATTAAGGTGGAAAATTGCATAGATTGGCTTGATACAAAATCAACATCTTCTGTTGTGTACATTTCCTTTGGTAGTGTGGTCATATTGAAAAAAGAACAAGTGGATGAAATAGCATATGGGTTGTTAAATTCAGGGGTGAATTTTTTGTGGGTCATTAGGCCACCTACTAAAGTCCAAAATTTTGATCCATTAGTGTTATCTGATGGATTTCTAGAAAAAACAGAAGATAGGGGAAAATAGTGCAATGGTGTCCAAAGAACAAGTTTTATCCCATCCATCGGTGGTGTTCGATGATCAATGGAATctgtggaagaagaagaaaggagatgaagagaagagatgagGATGAAGAGAAGAGGCGGAGAGCAATTAGGGCTGCTCTGTGTGTATTCCAAAAATGGGAAATGAATTGTACACTAAAAATATCTACACTTCCTGTACATATACAATTCTTAATTAGTGTGGGCCCCACTATCTTAACAAACTATTAACAACTATTAACAACTAACTAACAACCAATCATCTAACAAGAATCAGCTAACTATTCACAACTAACTAACAACTAATTATCTTCAatactccccctcaagttggagggtgCATAACATCCAACACTCCCAACTTGTCCATTAGAGACATGTGTTGCTGCTTGCTTAATCCCTTCGTCATCAAGTCTGCTTGTTGATTATTTGTCTTCACAAACTCAGTCTTTATGTTCCTTCCTTTATCTTGTCCCTTATGAAGTGACAGTCGATCTCAATGTGCTTTGTTCTCTCATGATAGACTGGATTTGCTGCTAGCTTAATCGCTGCCTTGCTATCGCTCCACACTGTTATTGGCTTATGAATCTCTACTCCAAGTTCTTTGAATAAGCCCAACAGCCAAGTAGCTTCTGCTACAACAGTTGCCATACTTCTATATTCTGCCTCCGCTGAGCTCCTGGATACTGTTTGCTGCTTCTTAGATTTCCAGGAGATTAGTGACTCTCCGAACTTCACTGCATAACCTATGATGGATCTTCTAGTATTAAGACATGCTGCCCAATCTGAATCACACCAGCATGTTATCTCCTATGTAGGCTGTGATTTGAAACTGAGGCCTTGACCTGGTGCATTCTTCAGATATTTGACCACTCTAATAGCTGCTTCCCAATGTGAAACCTTAGGCTCCTGCATAAATTGACTGAGTGTTTGGACTGCAAAACTGATGTCTGGCCTAGTGATGGTGACATACAGTAATCTTCCTATCAGCCTTTGGTATTTTGAGATTTCTTCTAAAGGCTTATCATTCCTGACTCCAATTGCCTTGTCATACTCCATAGTAGTCAGTTTGATTCCAGGTTCAAGAGGTGTGGCAGTTGGCTTTGTGCCTGCCAAGCCCATTTCTGATATAAGCTCCAATATGTATTTCCTTTGATTAAGGATGATACCATATTGTGATCTCAGAACTTCTATACCAAGGAAATACTTGAGTTCCCCCAAGTCCTTTACTCTAAAGTCATGTTGCAGGATCTGCTTGGCTGCCTCTATGAGATTGTTGCTATCTCCAGTAATGAGAAGATCATCCACATATACAAGTATTATGACAATGTTGTTACCTGATCTCTTTGTGAAAAGTGAGTAGTCATGGAGGCTTTATGTGAATCCTGCAGCTAGCAATGCATCAGTTAACTTGATATTCCATTGCCTTGACGCCTATTTTAAGCCATACAGAGACTTCAATAATCTGCATACCTTGGTCTCTCCCTGTCTCTTGAACCCTTCTGGTAGTTCCATATACACTTCTTCATACAAATCTCCTTGTAAGAATGCATTATACACATCCATTTGGTGGAGTTTCCATCCCTTTGATGCTGCCAGTGCAATCACTGATCTCACAGTGATCATTTTGGCCACTCGAGAGAAGGTTTCATGATAGTCGAGACCTTTCTTTTGACTGTATCCTTTTGCCACCAACCTTGCCTTGAATCTCTCTACTTCTCCATTTTCTTTATacttgatcttgtagacccatttagAGCCAACTGCATTCTTTCCATTTGGAAGATCAACAATCCTCCAGGTATGATTATCCTCAAGGGCTTTGACTTCCTGCTGCATAGCATCTATCCATCTTGTATCTTTTGAAGACTCCTTAAAGGTTTTTGGCTCAGCTAAAGTAGAGAACTTTGCTAAATAACTCCTGTACTTTTCTGATGTTCCTGCATATGACAAATATTTACTTATAGAGTAGATGTGATCATGATCATGACTAGTGTTGACAACATAGTCATTCAGCCATCCAGGTTGTTTGGTCAGCCTAACTGGTCTATTTCCATTGACAGCAGGTGCAACATCCTCTTGTGCAGTCTTATCAGCCTCATTACCAGCATTATCATCAGCAGGTGCAATATCATGATCATCAGGTGCAATATCAGCAGGTGCAACAGCATGATCATCAGCAGGTGCAGCAATAACTATAGGTGTTTCTACTGCATCTGTGGCAGCTGTAGCAGCACCATTGTCAGGTGTCCCCCTTGCTGCTGCAGGTGGTGACTGGCAAATGTGAATAGGAGAAGTATATGAAGGTTCAGCATGGTTCAGTTGAAGAAATGTGTTACCCTCTTCAGCTGCAGAGCtgcaaaaaagaaaatcattttcatggaATATCACATCCCTGCTAACAAAGAACTTGTTAGTAGATAAATCAAGCACAATGTAGCCCTTTTGAGTCTCTGAAAAATCCATGAATACAGCTTCTTTAGCTCTGTATGCAAATTTATCTGATCTGGGTAGGGTAGTAACAAAACATAGGCAACCAGGCACCCTTAAGTGATCAAGGGATGTTTTGCTATGGTACATCAACTCATAAGGGGTGCAGCCTTGCAGTGCACTGGATGGCAACCTGTTCATAAGATATACTGCAGTTTTGACACAAAAACCCTAATATTTTGTTGGAAAGGAAGCCTGAAACTTAATAGCTCTTGCCATTTCCAAAATCTGCCTGTGTTTTCTCTCAAccactccattttgttgtggtgtaTATGGACAACTACTTTGATGAATTATTCCTAGGCCCTATAATAACTCATAACACTGATGGTTAAAGAATTCAGTGCCATTGTCAGACCTAAGAGTCTTCACCTTACAGTTGAATTGTGTATTCACAAAAGCAAGAAATTATTTCAAGACTACAATTACTTCAGTTTTAAGCTGCAACAAATGAATCCAAGCATATCTAGTATGATCATCAACAATAGTAAGGAAATAGTTCTTC
The genomic region above belongs to Solanum dulcamara chromosome 5, daSolDulc1.2, whole genome shotgun sequence and contains:
- the LOC129890417 gene encoding LOW QUALITY PROTEIN: gallate 1-beta-glucosyltransferase 84A24-like (The sequence of the model RefSeq protein was modified relative to this genomic sequence to represent the inferred CDS: inserted 2 bases in 2 codons), giving the protein MESKSLVHVFLVSFPGQGHVNPLLRLAKRLASKGLVVTFSAPESCGVEMKKANPKISNEPTPYGSGMIRFDFFEDEWDPMKPDGNDLELYLQHLELIGKKILPIMIKRYAEQGSPVSCLINNPFIPWVCDVAESLGIPSAMLWIQSAASFSAYYHYSHNLVPFPSETQPEIDVQLPCMPLLKYDEVPTFLHPSSPYTFLKTAILRQYKNISKLTFILMETFQALEHDVVNHLSEIFPIKTIGPLFKYPKEPTPNDVQGDFIKVENCIDWLDTKSTSSVVYISFGSVVILKKEQVDEIAYGLLNSGVNFLWVIRPPTKVQNFDPLVLSDGFLEKTEDXGKIVQWCXKEQVLSHPSVACFVTHCGWNSTIEAISSGVPVLVFPQWGDQVTDAKYLVDVLKIGLRLCRGEAENRPISREEVEKCVREAMNGPKAAEIKENALKWKKAAEEAVAEGGSSERNMQAFLDYVRSV